ATCCGTGGCGGGCGGATGGCTCGGTGGCTGAGAAGCATGCAGCCAGCGGCCGGTCAGAACTTCAGTTTACAAGGAAGCTGACGCGGACACGTGAGCATCAAAGCCATTGCTCACCCCTGTCACCCCGGTCACCGTATCGCCGCTAAACTCAATGGTCCAGTGTCCCCAGCCGTGGCTGCCATGCGGAATACCCCAAACGGCAGTGTGGCAATGGTCAATATCGCCCTCGGGTCGCACAGACCTTGGCTGACCGAGCAACGCATACACTTGCTGCCGGCTCATACCGGGTTTCACTTGTTCGTAGGCGGCCTGAGTCGCTTTGGCGCTTGGATTGGGTGTGCTGCATCCTGAGGCAATAACCAAAACTAAAAGAATGATGTATTTCATAAACCTCACAAACTTACCTGGGATTTTCCATTGGTTTCTGGCCCACGACCAGCGTGAACCTCTTGTTGTGATGTTGCTTTTGCTCCATGGATTTGCAAGTCTTTTTGTAGAGCAATAACTTCACAAGCTGGAGTGAATCCGGGAAATCCGGAGTTAAAAAAATAACCCACGATGACCGCCGTAAACGGCAATTTTAACTCATACGTACACATACATCATTTGCTCAAAGAGGATTGCTTTTCATCGCGGTTTTTATATTCTGCGACATGATAAAAA
This region of Verrucomicrobiia bacterium genomic DNA includes:
- the bamE gene encoding outer membrane protein assembly factor BamE, which codes for MKYIILLVLVIASGCSTPNPSAKATQAAYEQVKPGMSRQQVYALLGQPRSVRPEGDIDHCHTAVWGIPHGSHGWGHWTIEFSGDTVTGVTGVSNGFDAHVSASASL